The nucleotide sequence ATTTTCAGAGCAGTCTGACGTACCAGCGCACCAAGCTCTTCCATTGAATAATTAGTCTGATGGGGACTCCATGCCGTGCTGATGGCCGCGATCACCTTGTTCCGGTAATCGTAGACAGGCGCGGCTACACAGCTGGTATTATATTCCCACTCCTCATCGTCAAGGCTGTACCCCTGATCCCGGTACTTCCGCATAAGTTTCATGAGTTCCGGGACCTCAACCACAGTTTTTTCCGTGCGCTTGATGCGCTCCTCTCCGTCGAGGATTTTTTCCAGAGTAGCCTCAGGTTCGTCGAAAAGGAGGGCTTTTCCTATAGCGGTACAATGGAAGGGACGGCGCATACCGATTATGGCAAAGCGGTGTGTGCTGTCGAATTGTTCAATCTTGTCAATATAGACTACTTCACCGTCCTTGCTGATTGCCAGAAATACAACCTGACCAAGCCGATTGGCAAGCTCCCGCATGTAATATTCTGCTTCCGTTTTCAGCTCGATGCGGTTGAGATACATTCCCGACATGTGCACGAAGCCAAGACCAAGACGATAACAGTTTGTCCTCTGGGCTTTCTCCACATAGTGTCGATTAAGGAGACCGGCGAGAAGACGGTGTACCGTGCTTTTATGCAGGCCCAGGTTATTGGAGATCTCGGTTAACGTAAATCCCTGGGGGTCCCGGGACAAAAGTTCAAGAATATCAAAGGCCCGCTCGATTGATTGGACCGCCCCCTTTTGGGTCTGTTTTTCAGTACTCTGTTTCATGACATGAAACAGAGTACTTTATTTGCACGACTCTGGCAACAGAAATCATTTTTCAGCTCTATCGGGCCAGCCATCCGCCATCGACAGCTATGGTATAGCCATTGACATAATCGGATGCGGAGGAAGCGAGAAAAACAGCTGGTCCCTGTACGTCTTCCGGCAAACCCCAGCGTCCGGCAGGTATCCTGTCCAGAATCGCGGCACTGCGTTCTGTATCCGCACGCAGCGGAGCGGTATTGCTGGTTGCCATATAACCCGGGGCAATCGCGTTTACGTTTATTCCATCCCTGGCCCATTCATTCGCCAGGGCCCTGGTAATTCCCATTACCGCGCTTTTACTGGCGGTATATGACGGCACCCGTATTCCGCCTTGAAACGAGAGCATGGATGCCACATTAATGATTTTCCCTCCGGTTTTCTGCTTTATGTACTGGCGTGCGGTGAGCTGACTGAGGAAGAATACTGTTTTAAGATTAATATTTAAAACATCATCCCAGTTCTCTTCGCTGAACTCGATAGCATCCTGCCGCCTGATTATCCCGGCATTGTTGACAAGGATGTCTATGTGTCCGAATTTTTCCAGAGTCTGCTGTATTATTCCTTCCAGGGGATCAATGCTCATCAAATTAGCCTTGATTCCCAGAAATTTCCTTCCCAGTCTTTGTATTTTCTGTTCCGTTTCCGGCGCATCCACATAGTCAACACCGACAATCTCCGCACCTGCTTCCGCGAGCCCCAGGGAGATCCCCTGACCAAGCCCTGTCGAACACCCTGTAACTAATGCTACCTTTCCGCTTAAATCAAAAGAAAGACTCATTCTTAAACCTCCTGTAAATTGATACTCTATGCGAGGTCATCCATGGATGCCCCGTCCATGTCGTCAAAGGTCTGGTTTTCACCAACCATGCCCCATATAAAGGTATAGTTTCCCGTACCAACACCTGAATGGATTGACCAGCTGGGGGAGATAATCGCCTCTTCGTTCCGTACCAGAATATGCCGGGTCTCCGACGGTTCTCCCATTAAATGAAATACAGCCTGGTCCGGGTCAATTTCAAAATAGAAATAGACCTCCATACGACGTTCATGGGTATGAGCAGGCATGGTGTTCCAGACATTTCCTTCAGCAAGTTCGGTATACCCCATAACCAGCTGACAGGATGGAAGTACCTCCGGGTGAATCAGCTGGCGAATTACCCGCTTGTTGCAGCTGTTGTCCGAACCGAGCCTGACCTCCCTGGCCTTCTCTTTCTGGATAAGGCTGGTTTCATAGCGTTTGTGTGCTGTACCGCTCAGACAGTAAAACTTTGAAGGATTATCCGGATTCTTGCTGATAAACAGCAGTTCCCGGCTTCCCATTCCAACATACAGGCCGTCTTTATAATCCAGCGGATATTCCGTCCCGTCTACCGACACACTCCCTGGCCCGCCAACATTGATAACTCCCAGTTCACGGCGTTCCAGAAAATAGTCTACTCCGAAAACCTCCCGGTCAACCTGCAAGCCCAGCGGTTCGCCCACAGGCATAATTCCGCAGATTACAATACGGTCGATATGGCTGTAGACCATTTTGACTGTCCCCGAAGTAAAAAGCTCCTGAATCAGAAACTCCTGCCGCAGCCCTGCAGTATCAAGTGCTTTTCCATGTTCAGGATGTATAGGATGTCGTATTTCCATGTTTTTCGCGTTCCTTTGAGTTCCACATTATGAAACCATGTTTCAACAGTATTGTATCACAACACAAAAAAAGATCAAGAGGAAAGTTTCATAATACGGTATCAAATATCCTAATACGGTATTCTCTTCGAAATCCGGACTAATTTCACCAAATTTTCCTTGACAATATCCAAACATGCTTAAATAATGGAACTAGGTTTCACATAATGGAACCCACAGTATCATACTATGACCCGAGATTTCGGGCCAATATTAAAGGAGTTTCTTATGAAGAGAATCGCACTTTTGGTTCTTATCCTTATCGCTCCGATTAGCGTTTTCGCCGGCGGCGGGCAGGAAAAACAGGCTGAAACATACGAATGGTCCCTGGCATCAACCCTGCCGGAATCACATCCGGTGCACAAGTCACTGGTATATTTTGCAGATCAGGTCAGGGAACGCAGCAACGGTCAGATAGATATCACAGTCTACGGGGGTGGTCAGCTTGGAGACGAGCGGGACTACATTGAGGGAATTGAGTTAGGCACCATAGACGTAACAAAAGTCTCCTCCGCCCCGCTGGGTCAGTTTGTCGACAGCCTTCAGGTTGTCAGCCTCCCCTTTATGTTCCGCGATCAGGCCCATCAGCACGCGGTACTCCAGGGCGAAATCGGCGACCGCCTGATGGCCGATCTCGAGAAAAGCGGATTCAAAGGTTTAACCTTTATGGATTCCGGTTTTCGCAGCGTAACCACAGCCTACGGCCCGGTCTATTCTCCCGCTGATCTGGAGGGCAAGAAAATACGGGTCATGGGCAGCGAGCCATTGATTGATACAATCAATGCCCTCGGAGGAACGGCTGTACCCATGGGCCAGCAGGAAGTCTATGTGGCACTGCAGCAGGGAGTAATAGACGGCTGGGAAAACAATGAGCCCACGGTAATCGCCTTTAACATGCAGGAAGTAGCAAAATACTATTCCTACACCCGGCACGTATCCATCCCGGATATTCTGGTCATGAGCGCTGAGAGATTCAACGCCCTGCCGACAGATCTGCAGGACGCAATAATGGACGCTGCAGCGGCGACCGCACCTTTTCATACCGATATATGGAACGAGTATGTAGAAGAGGCTAAAAGCCAGTTGCGGGATAAAGGCATGGAGTTCAATGAGGTCAACGATATCACCGAATTCCAGTCAATCGTTCAGCCTATTTATGATCACTACGACCCGATTGTAGGCCCGGGACTCATCAAAGAGATTCAGCAGAAATAACAGAGGATTCTTCCGATACTCTGATATAATAAAATGTGCGACATTTTAAACACAGCGTTACCCGGACAATCCGGGTAACGCTTCCTGATACTACTCCCGGAGGAATCCCATGAAGATTCAAACATTTTGCGAGGCATCAGCAAGAATTGTAAATATGGCGACAGCACTGCTTATTGCCGCGTTAACGCTCTTTGTCAGCTGGCAGGTATTTGCGCGGTACGTACTGAACGCCGGTCAATTCTGGGCTGAAGAACTCTCAATCATTGTTATGATATGGATCGGAATCCTGGGTGCTTCAAGTACCTTATGGTCCGAATCTCATATCGGACTGAATGTCTTTGTAGACCGGCTGCCGGAAACCGGCAAAGTCATGGCGCGTGTCTTCAGTGATTTCCTGATTGCGGGATTCGGTATCTACCTGTTTATATACGGCCTGCAATTGGTAAACAAGATAACCGGTACCTGGTCCGCGTTACGTATATCAATCGGCATGACCTATATAGTTGTACCTGTCTCTGCTGTATTGTTGGTACTGTTTGCGATATCCAAGGGTGTGCTCCGCCTGGCTGCACATTTTTCAGCATCGCAGAATACATCTTCAAATTAAGGAGCCCGTATGTCACCGGCTGTAGTTCTTGTTGGTATGTTTCTTGTGCTGGCCTTTACCGGAGTTCCGATTGCTTTTTGTCTTGCTGTTGCCTCGGTTGTAACTACCTGGTACATGGGTTTTCCCGCTGTCGTTGTAGCACAGCGCATTGCAACGGGATTGCAGTCTTTTCCACTGATAGCAATCCCCCTGTTTGTGCTTGCAGGATCGATTATGGCAAAAGGCGGAGTAGCAAGGAGAATTGTCGATTTTGCATATATCATTGTCGGGCCCTTCCGGGGCGGGCTCGCAATGGTAAACTGTATTCAGTCCATGCTCTTCGGAGGAGTTTCCGGCTCAGCCATTGCCGATATATCTTCAACAGGTCCCATCATGATACCAATGATGAAGCAGAAGGGTTACGACAATGAATTCGCCACTGCCCTGACTGTTGCTTCCGCTACCCAGGGAATTATCATCCCTCCCAGTCATAACATGATTATCTATGCCATGGCTGCAGGCGGTGTATCGGTAGGACAGCTGTTTTTAGCCGGCTACATCCCCGGCATAATGATTGGAATCGGATTGATGATTACCTCCTTTATTATTGCCGTAAAACGAGGGTACCCAAGAGAAAAACGCCCTCCTCTTAACGACTGCGTCCGAATATCCGTTGACGGAATACTGGCGGTACTGGCGGCGGTTATCATTGTAGGAGGAATTGCTTTCGGTATATTCACCGCAACCGAGGCATCAGCAATTGCGGTAGTCTACGCTACCTTCCTCGGGCTTTTTGTCTACAAGGAGCTGAAGCTCCGGGACTTGTGGCCGATTTTGGTTGAGTCAGTTAAAACGATATCAACTGTCCTGTTTTTAATCGCGTCTGCCAGCGCATTTGCCTGGCTGCTGACCCGCCTGCAGGTACCGACAATGATCATGCGGTCCATGTTGTCCATTACCAGCAGTCCAATAATCCTGCTGCTGCTTATCAACATTCTACTGGTCATACTCGGCATGCTGATGGACGTAGCACCCCTGATTGTCATAACAACTCCCATCCTGCTCCCGGTGGTAACCGCTGCAGGCATGAGCCCGGTTACCTTTGGTATTGTGCTGCTTCTGAACCTGGGAATAGGACTGACAACTCCGCCGGTAGGAACCGGCCTCTTTGTCGGTTGTTCGGTTGGTCATACCACTGTGGAAAAGACTTCCCGGGCGATGGTTGCATTCTGGCCTGCAATGATTATTGTACTGCTTCTGACAACCTTTATTCCCGCCCTTACGACGTTTCTGCCGTCGTTGATAGTGAAATAAGTTTTTCCGAATACCCGCCCTGATTCAACAGGGCCGGTGTATTCAGAACAGATTTAAGTTTTACTTAGTCCCGAACCGTGGGGATAAAAATCACCTGATCGTCGGATTATTCCGATAAAATGGAAGATTTCCCGAGCAAAGCACAGTACAGCGAATAATTTCTTTGCGAAACAGCAGTTAATCACCATTCATCCCCACGGTTTTGAACAGTAAATAAGTTTTACAGCACATACTCCGGGTCACGGATAACCGCAGTCTCCCGGTTGATACTCAGAATCTTCTTCAGGTATTCAGGACTGATATACCTTGCCTCGTACTCTATCCCTTCGCGGTCGAGCTGCCGCAGGAAGGCGCGCAAATGATTCCGGGAACCTTTCATCAGGTTCTGGTACAGAATGCGGATATCATCGTTGTCTGTCAGCTCAAGGTTCTGCTGCAGATCATGGATATCCAGGTCCTCGATAAGGGCCCCGACCTTCAGGGCCTCCACCACCGACGTCTTTCCCCGGGCAGTGAGATCGGCATACAGGCGATTTAGCTCCTTATCCCCGTAGACACCCGCTTCGTCGGTTCCGGCTTTTTCCAGACCGTAGGCATCCAGGAGCATGTCGACAGACTCCATATGCTGCTGTTCACTCTGTGCTATGTTGCGGAAAACAGGCAGATTCCAGGTGCCGTAAAGCTCCTGATACACATCCCTGGCCAGCTTTTCTTCCTGCCACATAAACAGCAGCCCTTCCCTCTCTTCTGCAGACAGATCACCTCCTTCGGCATCTGTCATAACAAGCTTTAAATCCTCGGTAAAGCGGGAATCGAAGCCGTAGCTTCCGCCCTGCTGTCCTGCGGCAGCCCTGCCGGGTCCGTTACCGCGCCCTGCGGCGGCCACCCCGGCGCCCCGACCGGTGCCGTTCCGTAATCCCTGTCCGAATTCAGACTCCTGCTGCCCCTCTGCGCTAAGCGCAACGCCTGCCATAATTACCATGACCGCAATACTGATCAGTTTCTTCATCTTTCTACCTCCGATGATGTGTTTCTTTTTGTGATCTTCATGCTTACAAACTACCGAAGCTGTGTGGAGATACTGTGAAGTGTTTATGGAAAGATGATGTTTTCTCGTCTCTTTCTTCACAAACTCTTCACAGAGCGTCCACGGTTTCTCCATCAGCGCGGTTCAGGGTATATACTGAATATCAGGAGGGCGACCGACAGGCCTGTCCCCGAAGGAGAGACTGGTTTAATGAAAAAAAAGAAGGGTTTTCTGCTGCGCAGGACAGTACAGATCTTTTTTCTGGTACTGATCACCCTGATCGTGGTCAACCATAGTTTAGTAGAAAAGGGAATCGAGATCCCCCTGGTGGGCTCTGCTTCGCTGCATGCCGTCTGTCCTTTCGGCGGGGTCGTTTCGCTGTATCAGTACGCCACAGCGAGTACATTCACAAAAAAGATCCATGAATCATCCTTTATTCTGATGATCATTGTATTCTCTCTGGCCCTTGCCTTTGGTCCGGTTTTCTGCGGCTGGGTCTGTCCCCTTGGGACTGTGCAGGAGTTCGTTTCCCGTATCGGACGCAGGATCTTTGGCGAAAAGCACAACCGTTTTATTCCCTTCGCCGCGGACCGACACCTGCGCTATCTGCGCTATCTGGTGCTCGTCTGGGTTATCTACGCCACCGCCGTCTCAGGTATCCTGATTTTCGCCGACTATGATCCCTACTACGCTCTTTTTAATTTCTGGACCGGAGAAGTCGCGATACCGGCCTTTGTCATCCTGGCTATGGTTCTGCTGGCGTCCCTCTTTGTGGAGCGACCCTTCTGCAAATACGCCTGCCCCTACGGGGCCGTTCTGGGACTCTTCAATCTTGTTCGGATCTTCGGAATCAAGCGTAATCCGGAGATCTGCATCAATTGCAAAGCCTGCGACAGAGCCTGTCCAATGAACATTCAAGTCTCCACCGCCGGGACTGTGAGGGATCATCAGTGCATAAGCTGCCTGGAATGCAGCAGCGAATCGGCCTGCCCCGTTCCGGTAACAGTTGAACTTGCGGCGGGCCCCATCAAAACAAAGAAGGCGGATGTTTAGTATGAAGATACGTTCATCCCTGCTGGCAGCGATTATCATCGCTGCCTTCGGTTTCGGTATCAGTCTCTCCATGGTTTTTAATCTGTGGCGTACCGAATCCTCCAAGGTCCCGGCCCGTTATGCCTCCGGTGAGTTTGCTGGAGAATACAACCCCGGGGATATCCGCGGCTCCTACACCTTTGGAGACATAGAAGAGGCCTTCGGAGTCCCCGCAACGATCCTTGGTCAGACCTTCGGTCTTGGACCGGAAGAAGCGCCTGACGCATACCAGGTCAAACGGCTGGAAGATTCCTATGGAGAGCTTACCGACGGCGGAGAAGTGGGCACTGATGCAGTCAGACTCTTTATCTCCCTCTACCTGGGCCGCCCCTATACGGCGGAGGAGACGACCCGGCTGCCCGCCCCGGCGCTGGACCTGCTGCGGGAGAGACTTGCCCCCGCGGATATCGATGCTCTCCGAACGATTACTGTAGAACTCAGCGAACTTCCGCAGATTTCAGCCGAAGCCGATACCACAGAAACTGAAGCTACAGCAGCTCCCCTTGCCAGGGGCGAGGTAAAAGGGAATACCACCTTCGGCGAACTCCTGGAATGGGGACTCACAAAAGAGGAGATTGAGGGTATACTTAATCTGCCCATGGGGCCCCGGACCGTCACCGTTCGCGACTACGTCAAGGAAAAGGGACTGGAGTTTTCACTTTACAGAACAGCTCTGCAGGAGCTGGTGAACAGGAAATAAAAGGATGCCTGTGGCAGAAGTTTTCATCGTCGAAGACAACGAAAACGTCAGGGATGCTCTGGCGGCATACCTCAAACTGGAAGGAATTGAAGTTCGGGAGTTTGGGGCCCTCGGTCCCGTCGAAACAGAGCTTAAACGCCGGACCCCGGACCTGCTGGTACTGGATGTTATGCTTCCCGATGGTGACGGTTTCCTTTTTGCCAAGCAGGTAAAATCGCGCAAAGATATTCCTATCCTCTTTCTAACCGCCCGGGACCAGGAATCAGACCGTATAACCGGCCTTGAAATCGGCGCGGACGATTATGTAGTCAAACCATTCTCATCCCGGGAGGTGGTCCTCAGAATAAAGAAAATTCTTGCCAGGACCTCATCCCCATCACGGCAGAATAGCCCGGACTATGTACTGCAGGAATCACGGCTGAATATTGACCAGGAGAGACACCGGATTACCCTTGACGGAGGTTTCGTTTCCTTGACAGCGGCAGAGTGGAACATCCTTACCCATCTTGCTGCCCGGCAACCCCAGGTCTTTTCCCGGCTGCAGCTGTTGGAATCCTGCCTCGGCTCAATGGCCGAGGGTTCCGAGCGCACCATCGACACGCATGTCAAGAATCTCCGCCGCAAGCTGGGAAACGATGACTGGATAGAGACGATCCGGGGTTTCGGGTACCGCTTTAACGGTGAACCCGCATGAGGTCCGCCTATTCATGGCTTCTGCGAAGTTTTCTTGCCGCTTTTGTTATACTGATCACAGTTCAGGTACTTATTCTGGGGGCGGGCATTGTTCCGGTCCTTGACAGCTACTCTCGTAACCAGATCCGCTATCTGGATGACCTGGCCAAACGTATACTTATTAATCCTTCACAGATTTCTCCTGATACCCCGCAGCACTGGGGTCCCTTTTTTGTCTTCTCCGCCGACAGGGAGCTTATCTATTCAAACCGCGGACGGGGACGCACCATACCGGAGAGCGATTACCGGCTTGTCCACTACGATGATATGGTAATCGGATATTATTATGCTGGGGAGGTCCGTTTTCTCGATTCCCGGTCCAACCGACATTTTCTCGGCTCGTTAGGAATCTTAACGGCGGCTTCCATGCTGGCATCCCTGGGAATCGCCGTACTGGCGTCCGTACGAACCGCCCGTGGGATTGCCGGCCCTGTGGCGGTGCTGCGCCGGGACATCCAGGAACTCAGGGCCCTCAAGGCCCCCCGGGTAAGGGTTTTTCCGGTAAATGAGCTCTCCGAGATTTCTTCCAGTCTGAACAGGGTCGGCACCATCCTTGAAGGAGAAGAAGAGTATAAACAGCAGTGGATGCAGAATATAGCCCACGACCTGAGGACCCCATTAAGCGGTCTTAAAGGTCAGCTGGAAGGGATGAGAGATGGGGTACTGGAAGCGGGAACGGAGCGTTTCAACCGCACCCTGCAGGAGATTGACCGTCTGGAAACCATGATCGCCTCGGTATGCGAGTTGTCCCGGATAGAAAACCTGAAAAGTCTCACCGTGGAAGCAGTCTCCAGCGAGGATTTCCTCAAGGCTGTACACAGCACCTTTGAACCCTGCCTGGCGGAACGAGGCTGTACGCTCAGCTGTTCTGCACAGACTCCCTTCTTTTACGCCGACCGGGAACTGATGCAAAGGGCCGTGGAAAATATAGTCGGGAACGCTTTTACCTATGCCGGTCCCGGGGCTTTGATCGACATGAAAATTACTTCCGGAACCCGGGATGCGACAATACTGACGATCAGCAACAGTGGTCCGCATATTCCGGAGGAACAGCTGGATAAAATCTTTCAGCGTTTTTATCGGGGAGAGTACAGTCGATCAACCCCGGGATCCGGCCTGGGCCTGAACATCAGCAGGGAGATTGTTCAGCGCCACGGCGGCTGCATCAGCGCTGAGAACCTGAGCCCTGAGGGAGTGGTTTTTACAATTACTCTCCCGCAACAGCAGATACGCTAAGCCCGGAACCTTCAGGAATGGCCCTGTCGATATAACTGCTATAGTCCTTCAGGATACGTTCGTAGTGTTCGGATATCAGAGGTGAGGAAATAAGAAAATCTGCCGTGGCCCTGTTGCAGGCAGTGGGAATATTATACAGGACCGCGATCCTTAAAAGCGCCTTCACATCTACATCGTGGGGCTGCGGCTCCATGGGGTCCCAGAGAAATATTATCATGTCGATCTGTCCATCGACGATCAGGGATCCGAGCTGCTGATCACCGCCCAGGGGACCGGACCTGAGTTTACGGATAGAAAGACTCTTGACATCATCCACTTCCATCCTTTCAATCAGACACTCCTCCACCATTCGGCCGGTGGTACCGGTGCAGATCATGTTATGCAGGGACAGAAGCTGCCAATTCCACTCTACCCATTCAATAAGATCCTTCTTCCTGTTGTCGTGGGCAACCAGGGCAATATTCTTTCTCTGCTTCATGGGAATCCCCCCTTAACTGGTCTCTTTTCCAGGATAAAGATAACCTCTTTCCCGTAGATAACCAGGTCAGTGGGCTGTTTTTCACAAAGAACTAATATAAAGGCACCTCTAAATACTACACAAACAGCATCAGGCTGAAGGCCATAACCGCCATGCCGGAGGTAACCCCGTAAATGGCGATGTGGTGTTCACCATACTTTTCCGCCGTCGGCAGAAGCTCATCCAGAGAGATAAAGACCATGATTCCCGCCACGGAGGCAAAGAGGATGCCGAACACCAGATCATTCAGAAAGGGCAGCAGAATAAAAAATCCCAGAGCCGCACCTGCGGGCTCCGACAACCCTGATAAAAACGAGAGGCAAAAGGCCTTGCGTTTGCTTCCGGTGGCATAGTAAACCGGAACAGACACCGCGATACCTTCGGGAATATTGTGGATAGCAATAGCGACCGCTATACTGATTCCGGTGGCGGGGTCTTTTAATGCTGAAATAAAGGTCGCGATACCTTCGGGAAAGTTATGGATGGCAATGGCAACCGCGGATAAAACACCCATGCGCATCAACGCGTTCTTCCTGGCCGCATCGTTTTCCTGCATTTCCTCAATCCCGCGGGCTTCATGGGGGTTTTCAAAACCAGGAACGAGCTTGTCAATAAAACTGGCTACCGCAATACCGCCGAAAAAGGCAAGCGTCGTTGCCCAGTGTCCTTTGGTCGCTCCCAAGGCCACGGTCAGAGCTTCCAGGGCCTTCGGCACAATCTCCAGAAATGATACATAGATCATGACACCGGCGGAAAATCCGAGAGCCGCGGACAGAAAGCGGGTATTTGTTTTACTGGAAAAGAAGGCAAGAGCGCTGCCGATACCGGTAGAGAGTCCGGCAAAAAGGGTAAGTCCAAAGGCGAACAGTACCGTTGATGTTTCCATAGCTTTCTTCCTTAACGGTGATACCCGTGTTATACCTTGAAATCTTCAATCAGACCAGAGACATTGGTCTGAATCAGGGCAGTCTCTTCGGCTGCTTTTATAAGAGTTTCCATCCTCTCCTGGACCCTCCCGTTCATGGCTCCCATGCGCTCAGCCTCTTTCAGGGTCTTTTTCGATGACTCCCCGACCTGCCTCAGAGCCTCCAGCAGGGCCGCGTTACGCTGCTCCAGGTTACCGGACAGTTCGCTGATGGCATCGGTCTGGGCTTTCGATTCGTCGAGCATGCCGCTGATGCTGCGACTGGCCTTTGCCTGGTCCTGAACGGTTTCCGAGATTCTGCCGGAGGCCTCTCCGATCTCCAGAATCCCCTCCTGCATTTGCTGGAAACTGGCGCTGGTGCGCTCCGCGTCATTCAAGGCCCGGTTTATTTCCTCGGATATCAGCTTCAGACTGTTATTGCTCTCCTTGGTCTGAGCGGAGGAACTCTCTGCCAGCATGCGGATTTCATCGGCAACCACGGCAAAACCCTGCCCAGAATCTCCGGCATGGGCCGCCTCTATGGCAGCGTTCATGGCAAGCAGGTTCGTCTGGGAAGCGATGGATGCAATAGCCTTGTTTATCTCAGCCAGCTGGTTGGACATGGTCGCCACCTCCCGTACGGAATTCAGGGCTGCGGATACCGCTTCGCTCCCCTCCCTGGACAGCTCTTCCAGCCGGGAACCCTGCTGAGACACGGACAGGATCTTGCCGGCGGCAGTTTCAACAGAGGTTATAAGGTCCTGGACATTCTCCATGGCGCTTGATACTGCCTCGGTCTGCCGGGTAAAGGCCTCCCCGATCTTCCCCACTACCCGGGCGACCTCTTCCCCCTGGTGAATGGCCTCCTCGTTTATGTGGTCCTGGAGGCGCATTTCATGCTCCGCGGCACCAATGCTTTTGCTGGAGGCTTTGACCTCCTCTCCGGCCGCCCTGACCGCCGCCAGGAGTTCGTGCTGAATTCCGTCAAGATGAGAAAAGTGCTCCTTCAGCTGTACAATGCTGCCGTGTAGCATACGGATAAACTGATTTATTCCCCCCGCCAGAGCAGCGATCTCGTCAACTGAACATATATAGACCCCCCCGGTAAGGTCTTTCTCCTTGGAAGTAAGGGCGTCAATCCTTTGCTGCACCCGGGAGAAGAGGATCCCCGTATTCTTTGCCCAGACTACCACCAGGGCAATTACAATAAGGGTGTATATCGCCCAGGGAATCGCGATCTTTCCTATCAGCATGGGAATTTGCTGGGCCAGGGCGGCTGCATGCAGGCTCTCCAGGCGGGAGGTTTCCAGAAGCACCGAAGTAAAGGCCAGGGCCAGGTTCATAAGGGTCATAAAAGAAGGCATGATTATAATCTTGCGGAACTGACGCTCATGACGGCAGTATTCGGGAAACCGGGTAACCCGGCGTGCAAAAAGAAAGTTCAGAACCTGCCGATCGAGACTCACATACACAAATGCCGCACCGAGCAGCAGATAGGAAAGGGCCATCCCGGAGTAGAGCAGTAAACGTGCCGAATCAATACCGAAGAAGTATATCGATACAAGGGTAACAACCGCAACCAGAATGAAATTAAACAGAATAAAGAGTTTAAAAATCGCAAGGGGCGCTGCTCCGAGCTCACTCAAGGCTTTTTCGTCAACCTCCTGCTGTGACCCAAGAAGATCGGGATTAAAATACCCCCTCTTCCTGCGGATTGCTGCCCCCATGGCAAGCATGATTAAGATCCCGGCGGGAAACAAGGTCGACAAAAACCGCGGCAGCATTGCCGCATCGATATAAAAGGCAAATCCAAGACTGTAGAGCCCAAGCAACAGTAACCAGGGCATATAGATAATGCAGACAACCCTATTTTTTTCTTTCATTTTTCAATCCCTTTAACCGTATTTAATTAAAAGCGGGGAGGATGCACACCCCGCATTCAGTATAAATGATCGGCAGCGAGATAGCATCTCTTTTAAAAAAGTTACTATCCTTTCGCGCAGGAAATACAATAGAAGAAGTGAAAACCAGGAACACCTTATGCGACTGCTCCACCACAGGATAAAAAAACACCCTGCAGGTATTTAAGAGCCATGTCTCGCTTTCGATGGAAGATATTGACGTAAAGAGCGGTTTACACCATCGGGTACCGGCAATCTCGGCGGCGAAC is from Marispirochaeta sp. and encodes:
- a CDS encoding IclR family transcriptional regulator, translated to MKQSTEKQTQKGAVQSIERAFDILELLSRDPQGFTLTEISNNLGLHKSTVHRLLAGLLNRHYVEKAQRTNCYRLGLGFVHMSGMYLNRIELKTEAEYYMRELANRLGQVVFLAISKDGEVVYIDKIEQFDSTHRFAIIGMRRPFHCTAIGKALLFDEPEATLEKILDGEERIKRTEKTVVEVPELMKLMRKYRDQGYSLDDEEWEYNTSCVAAPVYDYRNKVIAAISTAWSPHQTNYSMEELGALVRQTALKISARLGYDTDEVEIGPFQ
- the kduD gene encoding 2-dehydro-3-deoxy-D-gluconate 5-dehydrogenase KduD; this translates as MSLSFDLSGKVALVTGCSTGLGQGISLGLAEAGAEIVGVDYVDAPETEQKIQRLGRKFLGIKANLMSIDPLEGIIQQTLEKFGHIDILVNNAGIIRRQDAIEFSEENWDDVLNINLKTVFFLSQLTARQYIKQKTGGKIINVASMLSFQGGIRVPSYTASKSAVMGITRALANEWARDGINVNAIAPGYMATSNTAPLRADTERSAAILDRIPAGRWGLPEDVQGPAVFLASSASDYVNGYTIAVDGGWLAR
- the kduI gene encoding 5-dehydro-4-deoxy-D-glucuronate isomerase is translated as MEIRHPIHPEHGKALDTAGLRQEFLIQELFTSGTVKMVYSHIDRIVICGIMPVGEPLGLQVDREVFGVDYFLERRELGVINVGGPGSVSVDGTEYPLDYKDGLYVGMGSRELLFISKNPDNPSKFYCLSGTAHKRYETSLIQKEKAREVRLGSDNSCNKRVIRQLIHPEVLPSCQLVMGYTELAEGNVWNTMPAHTHERRMEVYFYFEIDPDQAVFHLMGEPSETRHILVRNEEAIISPSWSIHSGVGTGNYTFIWGMVGENQTFDDMDGASMDDLA
- a CDS encoding TRAP transporter substrate-binding protein, which gives rise to MKRIALLVLILIAPISVFAGGGQEKQAETYEWSLASTLPESHPVHKSLVYFADQVRERSNGQIDITVYGGGQLGDERDYIEGIELGTIDVTKVSSAPLGQFVDSLQVVSLPFMFRDQAHQHAVLQGEIGDRLMADLEKSGFKGLTFMDSGFRSVTTAYGPVYSPADLEGKKIRVMGSEPLIDTINALGGTAVPMGQQEVYVALQQGVIDGWENNEPTVIAFNMQEVAKYYSYTRHVSIPDILVMSAERFNALPTDLQDAIMDAAAATAPFHTDIWNEYVEEAKSQLRDKGMEFNEVNDITEFQSIVQPIYDHYDPIVGPGLIKEIQQK
- a CDS encoding TRAP transporter small permease, with amino-acid sequence MKIQTFCEASARIVNMATALLIAALTLFVSWQVFARYVLNAGQFWAEELSIIVMIWIGILGASSTLWSESHIGLNVFVDRLPETGKVMARVFSDFLIAGFGIYLFIYGLQLVNKITGTWSALRISIGMTYIVVPVSAVLLVLFAISKGVLRLAAHFSASQNTSSN
- a CDS encoding TRAP transporter large permease; this encodes MSPAVVLVGMFLVLAFTGVPIAFCLAVASVVTTWYMGFPAVVVAQRIATGLQSFPLIAIPLFVLAGSIMAKGGVARRIVDFAYIIVGPFRGGLAMVNCIQSMLFGGVSGSAIADISSTGPIMIPMMKQKGYDNEFATALTVASATQGIIIPPSHNMIIYAMAAGGVSVGQLFLAGYIPGIMIGIGLMITSFIIAVKRGYPREKRPPLNDCVRISVDGILAVLAAVIIVGGIAFGIFTATEASAIAVVYATFLGLFVYKELKLRDLWPILVESVKTISTVLFLIASASAFAWLLTRLQVPTMIMRSMLSITSSPIILLLLINILLVILGMLMDVAPLIVITTPILLPVVTAAGMSPVTFGIVLLLNLGIGLTTPPVGTGLFVGCSVGHTTVEKTSRAMVAFWPAMIIVLLLTTFIPALTTFLPSLIVK